The Manis javanica isolate MJ-LG chromosome 4, MJ_LKY, whole genome shotgun sequence genome contains a region encoding:
- the TMEM50A gene encoding transmembrane protein 50A, translating into MSGFLEGLRCSECIDWGEKRNTIASIAAGVLFFTGWWIIIDAAVIYPTMEEFNHSYHACGVIATIAFLMINAVSNGQVRGDSYSEGCLGQTGARIWLLIGFMLAFGSLIASMWILFGGYVAKEKAIVYPGIAVFFQNAFIFFGGLVFKFGRTEDLWQ; encoded by the exons ATGTCTGGATTTCTAGAAGGCTTGAGATGCTCAGAATGCATTGATTGGGGGGAAAAGCGCAATACTATTGCTTCCATTGCTGCTGGCGTTCTG ttttttaCAGGCTGGTGGATTATCATAGATGCAGCTGTTATTTATCCCACTATGGAAGAGTTCAACCACTCATACCACGCCTGTGGTGTCATAGCAACCATAGCCTTCCTAAT GATTAATGCAGTATCCAATGGACAAGTCCGAGGTGATAGTTACAGTGAAGGGTGCCTGGGTCAAACAG GTGCTCGCATTTGGCTGTTAATTGGTTTCATGTTGGCCTTTGGATCTCTGATTGCATCGATGTGGATTCTCTTTGGAGGTTATGTTGCTAAAG aaaaagcCATAGTATACCCTGGAATCGCTGTGTTTTTCCAAAATGCCTTCATCTTTTTTGG AGGACTGGTTTTTAAGTTTGGCCGCACTGAAGACTTATGGCAGTGA